The nucleotide window CCGTGCCGGCCCCGACCAGCACCGCGTCGAGCTCGTTGCGCCAGCGGTGGACCAGGCGGCGCGACGCTTCGGAGCTGATCCACTTCGAATCGCCGGCGGCGGTCGCCAGCTTTCCGTCGAGCGTGATGGCGGCCTTCAACACCACCCAGGGAATCCCGGTGGTGATGAATTTGAACCAGGCCTCGTTGGCGGCGTCGCACTGCGCACGCAGGACGCCGGCGCGAACCTCGATGCGGGCGCGGCGAAGCCGGCGGGCGCCGTGGCCGTCCACGAGCGGATTCGGGTCCGCGCTGCCGAAGAACACGCGCCTGACTCCGGCGGCGATGAGCGCATCGGTGCACGGAGGCGTGCGTCCCTGATGGTTGCAAGGCTCGAGCGTCACGTAGACGTCTGCGCCGCGCGCCTTCGCTCCTGCCGCCCGGAGCGCATTCACCTCCGCATGCGGAAGCCCTGCCCTCTGATGATGGCCGCGGCTGATGACCCGGCGGCCGCGGACGACGACGGCGCCGACGGCGGGGTTGGGATGCGTGCGCCCGCGCCCCTTCTCCGCCTCGTCGAGAGCGAGGAGCATGAATTCCTCGCCGGTCACTTCTTCGGCGCGCTCTTGCGCTCGGAGATCAGCTCCTTCAGCTCGCTCATGAACTCGCCGAGGTCCTTGAAGGAGCGGTAGACGCTGGCGAAGCGGACGTAGGCCACCTCGTCCAGCCGCGCCAGCTCGCGCATCACCGCCTCGCCGATCACGGAGCTGGGCACTTCCTTCTCGCCCATTTCCTGCAGCCGCCGCTCGATGCCGTCCACCACCGCTTCGAGCTGATCCGCGCCGACCGGCCGCTTCTGGCAGGCGAGCTTCAGGCCTTCGAGCACTTTCTGGCGATCGAACGACTCCCGGCGGCCGTCCTTCTTGACCACCATGGGCAGGATCTCTTCGACGCGTTCGTAGGTGGTGAAGCGCCGCTGGCAGCCGAGGCATTCGCGCCTGCGCCGGATGACCGCGCCCTGGTTGGAGAGGCGGGAGTCGATCACCTTGTTCTCGACCTCGGCGCAGAACGGACACTTCACGGGTCAGGTGAGCCTCTTCGCGTAGAGCGGGAACTGGCGGGCGAGCTCGCGCACCTCGCCGCGCACGCGCCCGATCTCCGCTTCGTCGTCCGGACGGTCGAGCACGCGGACGATCAGTCTCGCCACCTGCTTCATCTCCCGGACTCCCATTCCGCGGGTGGTGAGCGCGGGCGTGCCCAGCCGCAGGCCGCTGGTCACGAAGGGCTTCTCCGGATCGCCGGGGATCATGTTCTTGTTGGTGGTGATGTCGGCCCTCTGCAACGCTGCCTCCGCCACCTTGCCGGTGAGCTTCTTCGGGCGCAGGTCGCAGAGCACCAGGTGCGTGTCGGTGCCGCCGGCCACCAGGCGCAGACCGCCCTCGATGAGGCCCGCCGCGAGCGCCTGAGCGTTGTCGAGGATGCGCTGCTGGTACTCCTTGAAGTCCGGCTTCAGCGCCTCGCCGAATGCGACCGCCTTCGCCGCGATGATGTGCTCGAGCGGGCCGCCCTGGATTCCCGGGAACACGTTCGAATCGACGGCCTTGGCGTGCTGCTGCTTGCAGAGGATCAGCCCGCTACGCGGCCCGCGCAGCGTCTTGTGAGTGGTGGTCGTCACCGCATCCGCCAGAGGGACCGGCGAGGGGTGCAAGCCGACGGCGACCATGCCGGCGATGTGCGCGATGTCGCAGATCAGCATCGCGCCCACCTCCTCGGCAATCTCGCGCAGCTTGACGAAATCGAGCGTGCGCGGGTAGGCGGAAGCTCCGCAGAGAAAGGCGCGCGGCCGAACTTCGCGCGCCTGCTTCCGCGTGGCGTCGAAGTCGATGCGCTCGGTCTTGGGATCGAGACCGTAGTGATGGATCTCGAAGAGTTTCCCGGAGAAGTTCACCGGCGAGCCGTGCGTCAGGTGGCCGCCCTGTGCGAGCGAGAGCGACATGATGCGATCGCCCGGCCGCAGCAGCGCAAAGTACGTGGCCATGTTCGCCTGCGAACCCGCGTGCGGCTGCACGTTGGCGTGCTCGGCTCCGAACAGCGCCTTGGCCCGATCGATGGCGAGCTGTTCGACCTTGTCGACCACCTCGCACCCGCCGTAGTAGCGCTTTCCCGGAAGGCCCTCGGCGTACTTGTTGGTGAGCGTCGAGCCCTGCGCTTCCAGAACGGCCTCGGAAACGAAGTTCTCGCTGGCGATCAGCTCCAGCCCCTCCGCCTGCCGCCGCGTTTCTTCCCGAATGAGGCGCGCGATCTCTGGGTCGACTTCCTGGAGGGAGCGGTCCATCGAGGCGGGCGGCATGTGCGCCCGCTTCTATCATTCGAAGCGCTGGAAGGCTACGACCGCGTTGGTGCCTCCGAACCCGAAAGAGTTCGAAACTGCGGTCTTGATCCGCACCTCGCGCGCCTGATTCGGCACCACGTCCACATCGCACTGTGGATCCTGGTGCTCGACGTTGATCGTGGGCGGAATGATCCCGTGGTACAGCGCCAGCGCGGAGAATGCGGCCTCGACGCCGCCCGCGGCGCCGAGCAGATGGCCCGTCATGCTCTTCGTGGAGCTGACCATCAGCCCTTTCTTCGCCCAATCTCCGAAGACGCTCTTGATCGCCTTCACCTCGGCGATGTCTCCGACCGGCGTGGAAGTGCCATGCGCGTTGACGTACTGCACATCCTCCGGCCGGAGCCCGGCATCCTGCAGGCACAGGCGCATCGCGCGCTCTGCGCCGCCTCCACTCGGCTGCGTGATGTGGAAGGCGTCGGCGGTGGCGGCGTACCCGGTCAGCTCGCAATAGATGCGCGCGCCGCGGCGCTTCGCGTGCTCCAGCTCTTCGAGGATGAGGATGCCCGAGCCCTCTCCCGGCACGAAGCCGTCGCGGTCCTTGTCGAATGGCCGTGAAGCCTTTTCCGGCGCATCGTTGCGCTCGCTGACGGCGCGCGCGGACGTGAAGCCGGCGATCCCCAGGAGCGTGATCGTCGCCTCCGCCCCGCCGCTGATCATCACGTCGACGTCGCCGTGCTGCAGGTGGCGCAGGGATTCCCCGAGCGCGTGATTGCCGGTGGCGCAAGCGGAGACCGGAGCATAGTTCACGCCGGCGGCGCCGTAGCGGATGGAGATCTGTCCGCCCACAAGGTTGACGATGATGGAAGGAATGAAGAAGGGGCTGACGCGCCGGTGCCCCTTCTGGACTGCCGTCAGATGCGTTTCCTCGAGAGTGGCGAGTCCGCCCATGCCGGACCCGACGATCACGCCGGTCCGCTCTCCGAGCGGCTTGTCGGTGGGGAGCCCCGCATCCCTGAGCGCAAGCTCGGTCGCCGCCAGTCCGAACTGGATGAAGAGGTCGTTGCGCCGGGCCTCTTTCTTGTCCATGAACTGCGAGGCGTCGAAGTTCTTCACTTCTCCGGCGATCCGGCTGGGTAGCTCCTTCGCATCGAAGCGAGTGATCGGGCCGATGCCGGACTTGCCGGCGATGGCGGCCTCCCACGACTGCTTGGTGCCCGTTCCCAAGGGAGTGACGAGGCCGATTCCGGTGACGACCACTCTGCGTTCGACGCGCTGCATGTGCTGAACCTATTTCTTGTGCTCGTTGATGAAGTTCACCGCGTCCTGGACCGTCTTGATGTGCTCGGCCTCCTCGTCGGGGATCTCGACCTCGAACTCCTCTTCCATCGCCATCACCAGCTCGACGATGTCCAGCGAGTCGGCGCCGAGGTCCTCGATGAAGGCGGATTCCGCCTTGATCTCGTCCTCGCCGACCCCGAGCTGCTCCGCGATGATGCTCTTGACCTTCGCCTCGACGGACATGGGCCGATCCTTTCTATCCCTGAAGCTAAAACTGGCGCGGCCTTGTAGCACGCTTTTGCGCGCTCGCAAGCCCGCCCGCGTCACAAGTTATTGACAGACTCCATTGATGCACCGGTTCTCGGCGGGGCAGTCGAGGTCGCTGCTGCAGCGCAGTGACGCTGGACGGGTGACGCACTGGCCGTAGTAGCACGACTCCGGGTAGATGCAGTCCCGGTTTTCGGTACAGCTTGCCACCGCCTTCCCTCCTCTGTTGCAGATGCCGACCTTGCAGACTTCCCCTTCCTTGCAATCCTTGTGGCCGGCGCACTGCACCGTGCAGTGACCGTTGCGGCAGCGATACGAGTCGAGGCACTGGGGCTGACCGTCCGGGCCCGGCTGCGTGCCGTCGCCCTCGCAGTCTCCGAACGACTGGAACTGACAAGTACGGCCCTGCACTGCGACGCCGCCCTCCGCCGGCGCCGAGCCGTCGACGCATTCGAGCCCATACGCGCAGTCGAAATTCCGGGTGCAGGCGTCGTTCCGCATCTTCTTCTTCAGCTCGCCCTGACCCTGGCACGCGGCGAGCGCGAGGAGCGCGGCGACAGCCGCCTGCTTCACTTGAACACCTCCCGCAACACGGTCGACAGACCCGCCGGGTCCTCCACCGGATAAGCGCGCAAGCCCTTGTCGATGCGCCGCACCAAACCGGAAAGCACCTTGCCTGGGCCGATCTCGACCACGGTGTCGACGCCGTTCACGGCCATCTTCTGGATCGTCTCGACCCAGCGGACGGCGGCGGTGACCTGCGTGAGCAGCAGCGCCACGATCCGCGCCGGATCGGTGTTGGGCTCGGCGGTGGCGTTGGCGATCACCGGCGCATTCGGCTGCTTGATCTGGATGCCGCCCAGCACTTCCGCGAGCTTCGGCTGCACCGGGGACATGAGCGAACAGTGGAAGGGAGCGCTGACCGGCAAGGGCACGGCGCGCTTTGCGCCCTTCGCCTTGCACACCGCGATCGCGCGGTCCACCGCCGCCGCGTGCCCGGCGATGACGGTCTGCTCCGGCGAATTGTAGTTGGCGGGCTCCACCACCTTGCCGGGTTCGTGCTCGCGCGCCTCGGCGCATGCCTCCTTCACCCGCTGCGGCTCGAGGCCGAGGATCGCGGCCATGGCCCCTTCGCCCGCCGGGACGGCGTCCTGCATGAAGGTGCCACGCGCGCGCACGGCCCGCACTCCGTCCTGCAGGCTCATCGATCCCGCGGCCACCAGCGCCGAGTACTCGCCCAGCGAATGGCCTGCGTAGAACGCGGGAAACTGGAAACCGCCGCCAGCTTCACGCATCAGGACGCGGTGGACCGCCGCGGAGACCGCGAGGATCGCCGGCTGTGTGTTGGCAGTCCTGCGCAGATCGTCTTCCGGACCTTCGAACATCAGCTTGAGCAGCCCGCCGCCGAGCGCCGCGTCGGCTTCGTCGAGGGCGGCGCGCGCCGCCGGAAACGCCTCGGCGAGCGCCTGTCCCATCCCCACGTACTGTGATCCCTGCCCGGGAAATACGAATGCGAGCTTCATGGGTCACCAGCGCATGAGCGCGCTGCCCCAGGCCATTCCGCCGCCGATCGCCATCATCAGGATCAGATCGCCGTCCTTGAGCTTGCCGGCGCGGTTGGCCTGATCGAGCGTGAGCGGCACCGAGGCGGAAGAAGTGTTGCCCACCTGATCGATGTTCACCTCGCACTTCTCCAACGGAATCTCCAGCCGCTTCATCACCGCGTCGAGGATGCGGAGGTTCGCCTGGTGCGCGATCACGTAGTCGACGTCCTTCGGCTGATAGCCGTTCCGCTGCAGCGCCTCGCGCGAGGCGGCCTCGAGCACCCGGACGGCCGTCTTGTAGACCTCGCGGCCGTTCATCTTGATGAACTGCTCGCGCTTCTCCCAGACGTCGGGACTGAACGGCTTCTGGCTTCCGCCGCCGGGGATCTTGAGGATGTCCGCCTGCGTCCCGTCGGTGTACAGGTGGGTGGAGAGGATTCCACGGTCCGGCCGAGTCTCGGGGACGACGACCATCGCGCCGGCGGCGTCGCCGAAGAGCACGCAGGTGGCCCG belongs to Deltaproteobacteria bacterium and includes:
- the nrdR gene encoding transcriptional repressor NrdR; this encodes MKCPFCAEVENKVIDSRLSNQGAVIRRRRECLGCQRRFTTYERVEEILPMVVKKDGRRESFDRQKVLEGLKLACQKRPVGADQLEAVVDGIERRLQEMGEKEVPSSVIGEAVMRELARLDEVAYVRFASVYRSFKDLGEFMSELKELISERKSAPKK
- the ribD gene encoding bifunctional diaminohydroxyphosphoribosylaminopyrimidine deaminase/5-amino-6-(5-phosphoribosylamino)uracil reductase RibD, with protein sequence MLLALDEAEKGRGRTHPNPAVGAVVVRGRRVISRGHHQRAGLPHAEVNALRAAGAKARGADVYVTLEPCNHQGRTPPCTDALIAAGVRRVFFGSADPNPLVDGHGARRLRRARIEVRAGVLRAQCDAANEAWFKFITTGIPWVVLKAAITLDGKLATAAGDSKWISSEASRRLVHRWRNELDAVLVGAGTVRVDDPRLTVRGVRGGRNPLRVVLGTIPPRARILRQPGETISERGPLLAVLRRLGRRGITTVLVEGGAKVHGEFLAAQLWDELRLFIAPKIFGADALSWAGQSRSRSLAVRLQAVERIGPDLLVICRPARSVSARDSSV
- the fabF gene encoding beta-ketoacyl-ACP synthase II — translated: MQRVERRVVVTGIGLVTPLGTGTKQSWEAAIAGKSGIGPITRFDAKELPSRIAGEVKNFDASQFMDKKEARRNDLFIQFGLAATELALRDAGLPTDKPLGERTGVIVGSGMGGLATLEETHLTAVQKGHRRVSPFFIPSIIVNLVGGQISIRYGAAGVNYAPVSACATGNHALGESLRHLQHGDVDVMISGGAEATITLLGIAGFTSARAVSERNDAPEKASRPFDKDRDGFVPGEGSGILILEELEHAKRRGARIYCELTGYAATADAFHITQPSGGGAERAMRLCLQDAGLRPEDVQYVNAHGTSTPVGDIAEVKAIKSVFGDWAKKGLMVSSTKSMTGHLLGAAGGVEAAFSALALYHGIIPPTINVEHQDPQCDVDVVPNQAREVRIKTAVSNSFGFGGTNAVVAFQRFE
- the acpP gene encoding acyl carrier protein → MSVEAKVKSIIAEQLGVGEDEIKAESAFIEDLGADSLDIVELVMAMEEEFEVEIPDEEAEHIKTVQDAVNFINEHKK
- the fabD gene encoding ACP S-malonyltransferase — protein: MKLAFVFPGQGSQYVGMGQALAEAFPAARAALDEADAALGGGLLKLMFEGPEDDLRRTANTQPAILAVSAAVHRVLMREAGGGFQFPAFYAGHSLGEYSALVAAGSMSLQDGVRAVRARGTFMQDAVPAGEGAMAAILGLEPQRVKEACAEAREHEPGKVVEPANYNSPEQTVIAGHAAAVDRAIAVCKAKGAKRAVPLPVSAPFHCSLMSPVQPKLAEVLGGIQIKQPNAPVIANATAEPNTDPARIVALLLTQVTAAVRWVETIQKMAVNGVDTVVEIGPGKVLSGLVRRIDKGLRAYPVEDPAGLSTVLREVFK
- a CDS encoding serine hydroxymethyltransferase; this translates as MDRSLQEVDPEIARLIREETRRQAEGLELIASENFVSEAVLEAQGSTLTNKYAEGLPGKRYYGGCEVVDKVEQLAIDRAKALFGAEHANVQPHAGSQANMATYFALLRPGDRIMSLSLAQGGHLTHGSPVNFSGKLFEIHHYGLDPKTERIDFDATRKQAREVRPRAFLCGASAYPRTLDFVKLREIAEEVGAMLICDIAHIAGMVAVGLHPSPVPLADAVTTTTHKTLRGPRSGLILCKQQHAKAVDSNVFPGIQGGPLEHIIAAKAVAFGEALKPDFKEYQQRILDNAQALAAGLIEGGLRLVAGGTDTHLVLCDLRPKKLTGKVAEAALQRADITTNKNMIPGDPEKPFVTSGLRLGTPALTTRGMGVREMKQVARLIVRVLDRPDDEAEIGRVRGEVRELARQFPLYAKRLT
- a CDS encoding ketoacyl-ACP synthase III, whose translation is MQRSRIVGTGTYLPARKVTNDDLVKEFGINTSDAWIRERTGIGARRIAAPDEATSDMATAASHKALEMAGIAPAELDMIVVGTVTPDMPFPSAAALVQAKIGAKKAVCFDVSAACAGSLYALSIADSFLRGGTAKKVLVIGAELLTRISDWKDRATCVLFGDAAGAMVVVPETRPDRGILSTHLYTDGTQADILKIPGGGSQKPFSPDVWEKREQFIKMNGREVYKTAVRVLEAASREALQRNGYQPKDVDYVIAHQANLRILDAVMKRLEIPLEKCEVNIDQVGNTSSASVPLTLDQANRAGKLKDGDLILMMAIGGGMAWGSALMRW